Below is a window of Desulfurococcus amylolyticus Z-533 DNA.
TTGCCTTTAGCAATTCTTCCAAGATTTCCTTTGCCATGGGATCACTTTCTATTCGTCTCCTTATAGGGTCTAGGAGCTTATTCAATGCATTTGCTGTTGCCTTCTTCAAGTCTAATGGGTGTATCTCGCCTTTCACATACATTCTTTCCAGGTCATTATAACTCTCGATCACTATGGTTCCCCCGTATTTCTCGGGTCTTTCAACCACTAGCTTGAAGCCTTCTTGCTGGAATAACAGGTATTTATTTAACTCTATCACAGGGTTCAACTCTGTGATTCGCTGTGGACAGTATGCTTTAAGTATTTTCTCCTCGACGACTTCTGGTGGATCATGGACAAAGATTGCTGTCTCAGGCTTACTCTTACTCATCTTAACGTCTGAGGCTATTTCATCGTACTCCCTGCCCTCCATTCTCCCACCGGGGCCCTGGAGCCCCGTGATTATCGGGGTATGGAGTGCAACTGGTTTTCTGCGTCCTAGTTTCTCAGCTATATCTCTAGTCAGCATATGGGCTTTTCTCTGATCCATTCCACCAAGGGCTATGTCAAGATCTAGGTAGAATATATCTGTCACCTGCATCAATGGATATATCAGCTTCGAGAAATCTGTCTCTCCCTCATCCATCTTACGACCCATTATAGTAAGCGCCCTCTTAACCCTCGCTAGACTACTATGTTTCGCCGCCTTCAATAATAATCCCCAGTACTCCTTATCACTTGCCAGCTCTTCGGCATCAACATACTTAATCCTTGTCTCAGGTACACCTATCGCGTCTAGTATTATCCTCGTGTATCTAGCAGCCTTACGGATCATCTCTATGTCCCCACCTAGCTTATCATTGATGTAGGCGTGCCACGTTGCCTCCAGGATGTAGAAGTCGACCCCGGCGTTCACGAGATCCCTGACCTTAAACATCCAGACAAGCCATCCAACATGGACTAATCCACTGGGCTCGAAGCCGAGGTATCCTTTTGGACGCTCTTTATCCTCGAAGATCTTCCTGAGCTCCTCGATTGTTATTACCTCGAGGACATTGCGTGTAGCCAATTTCACCTTTTCATCCGTATCCATGGGATCACCGGTTCTAAATTAATCTTAAGTTATTACTTTATATTGTGGATCACCGGTCTAATAAATTAATCAACCTCTTCCAGCCCTAATGGGTGAGGCCTTTGGTTGTAATACAGGTTTATACCCCTTTGACAACATAGTTGGAAACGACAGCCCCGCTCCCACCTAGAGGAGCTTGTGGGAGGAGAGCCGCACGGCCTCGATGACCACAAGTGTTAGGGGTGGGGGACACCACTCGGTTTTAAAGTCATCTTAGCCAAGATTAAATTCTGACCTCCTCTCCGCCCTGAGAGGGTGGCTTACTGTTCCCTGCATCTATTCAGGGTTTAAGTCATCTGGGGGGGGTAGTCGGGGTGAACAGAGCCCGCCTATCTGAGGGCTTGATTGTAACACTCCACCATCCAGCTATAGTGCAAGCACTAAAACCTAATAAACACTCCATTCCCGCCATAAAGGACGAGGACGAGGCTTTCAGTTGTAAAAACATGTGGTTTTAAACATGTTATTAATCAGAGGATGGATTGTGCCTTTGCTGTGATTGTTTTCACGGATATGCCAGCGTCTCTCCCGGCTTTAACACCACTACCCTTGTGCTTGTTCTGGATTCAACCATGTTCTTGAATTCGATTGGGTTGGCTTGTATTAGTGGGAACGTATTGTAGTGCATTGGTATAGCTATCCTTGGCTTTATTAGTTCAACAGCTTTGACTGCTTCACGAACACCCATTGTAAAATGTCCTCCTATTGGTAGCATGGCTACATCGGGTTTATACAGCTCTCCTATAAGGGTCATTTCACTGAATAACCCGGTATCCCCTGCATGGTATAATGTTATATCCTTTCCTCGTATAACAACCCCTACCGGTGCCCCCTTGTTACTACTGTGTGTAGCCGGTGTTAGAATTACCTCGAGATCCGGGATCCTCAATGAACCACCGATATTTCCCCCTATGGACTTTACTCCTTTCTCCTCGCTGTACAATGCTATCTCATATATGCCAATTATGGTTGCACTGGTTTCCCTGGCTAACTCTATGGCG
It encodes the following:
- a CDS encoding metal-dependent hydrolase, with protein sequence MAVIKYLGHSFFEIALTGLDGAVKNIVIDPWVENPLSPVKLADYKGRRLDYIIITHDHEDHLGNAIELARETSATIIGIYEIALYSEEKGVKSIGGNIGGSLRIPDLEVILTPATHSSNKGAPVGVVIRGKDITLYHAGDTGLFSEMTLIGELYKPDVAMLPIGGHFTMGVREAVKAVELIKPRIAIPMHYNTFPLIQANPIEFKNMVESRTSTRVVVLKPGETLAYP
- a CDS encoding tyrosine--tRNA ligase, which encodes MDTDEKVKLATRNVLEVITIEELRKIFEDKERPKGYLGFEPSGLVHVGWLVWMFKVRDLVNAGVDFYILEATWHAYINDKLGGDIEMIRKAARYTRIILDAIGVPETRIKYVDAEELASDKEYWGLLLKAAKHSSLARVKRALTIMGRKMDEGETDFSKLIYPLMQVTDIFYLDLDIALGGMDQRKAHMLTRDIAEKLGRRKPVALHTPIITGLQGPGGRMEGREYDEIASDVKMSKSKPETAIFVHDPPEVVEEKILKAYCPQRITELNPVIELNKYLLFQQEGFKLVVERPEKYGGTIVIESYNDLERMYVKGEIHPLDLKKATANALNKLLDPIRRRIESDPMAKEILEELLKAKVTR